A single Agromyces sp. CF514 DNA region contains:
- a CDS encoding MFS transporter, producing the protein MTTPPEPPADAPRNFPPTHLTPADGAAATIGVTTEQVEAVTDAGARKGRILAWGLWDWGSAAFNAVVTTFVFTVYLTSESFGPSGTVEAQLGWALAIAGLLIALLAPITGQRSDTSGRRKLWLAVNTYIVVAITLAMFFVLPAPEYLMLGLFLVAAGNVFFEFAGVNYNAMLVQVSTPRSIGKVSGFGWGMGYVGGIVLLLIVYFGFIQPEVGLFGVTGDNGLDVRVTMLVSAIWFGLFALPVLLAVPEYRNPAAVDRGKVGFFASYARLGRDVQRLWKEQRNTVWFLLASAVFRDGLAGVFTFGGVLAASVFGFSAGEVIIFAIAANVVAGISTIAVGALDDRLGAKPVIMTALIGLVISGLLIFVLHDGGQIVFWTAGLALCLFVGPAQSASRTFLARLIPAGREGEVFGLYATTGRAVSFLAPTAFALFVTIGGAPYFGILGIVLVIALGLALLIPVKATKAPAA; encoded by the coding sequence ATGACCACTCCCCCCGAGCCCCCCGCAGACGCACCGCGCAACTTCCCGCCGACGCACCTCACTCCAGCCGACGGGGCGGCGGCCACCATCGGCGTGACGACCGAGCAGGTCGAGGCCGTGACGGATGCCGGTGCGCGGAAGGGACGCATCCTCGCGTGGGGCCTGTGGGACTGGGGATCGGCCGCGTTCAACGCGGTCGTGACGACCTTCGTGTTCACCGTGTACCTGACGAGCGAGTCGTTCGGGCCGAGCGGCACCGTCGAGGCGCAGCTCGGATGGGCGCTGGCGATCGCCGGGCTGCTGATCGCCCTGCTGGCGCCCATCACCGGCCAGCGATCCGACACGAGCGGGCGACGCAAGCTCTGGCTCGCCGTGAACACCTACATCGTCGTGGCCATCACCCTCGCGATGTTCTTCGTGCTGCCCGCGCCCGAGTACCTCATGCTGGGCCTCTTCCTCGTCGCGGCGGGCAACGTGTTCTTCGAGTTCGCGGGCGTCAACTACAACGCCATGCTGGTGCAGGTCTCGACGCCGCGCTCGATCGGCAAGGTCTCGGGCTTCGGCTGGGGCATGGGCTACGTCGGCGGCATCGTGCTGCTGCTCATCGTGTACTTCGGCTTCATCCAGCCCGAGGTCGGGCTGTTCGGAGTGACCGGCGACAACGGCCTCGACGTGCGCGTGACCATGCTCGTCTCAGCGATCTGGTTCGGCCTGTTCGCGCTGCCCGTGCTGCTCGCGGTGCCCGAGTACCGCAATCCCGCTGCCGTCGACCGCGGCAAGGTGGGGTTCTTCGCCTCGTATGCGCGCCTCGGCCGCGACGTGCAGCGGCTCTGGAAGGAGCAGCGCAACACGGTCTGGTTCCTGCTCGCCAGCGCGGTGTTCCGCGACGGCCTCGCGGGCGTCTTCACCTTCGGCGGCGTGCTCGCAGCCTCGGTCTTCGGGTTCTCGGCCGGCGAGGTCATCATCTTCGCGATCGCCGCCAACGTCGTCGCGGGCATCTCGACGATCGCCGTCGGCGCACTCGACGACCGGTTGGGCGCGAAACCGGTCATCATGACGGCGCTCATCGGTCTCGTGATCAGCGGCCTGCTCATCTTCGTGCTGCACGACGGGGGCCAGATCGTGTTCTGGACGGCGGGCCTCGCGCTCTGCCTCTTCGTCGGCCCGGCGCAGTCGGCGAGCCGCACGTTCCTCGCGCGTCTCATCCCGGCCGGGCGCGAGGGCGAGGTGTTCGGCCTCTACGCGACGACCGGTCGCGCGGTGAGCTTCCTGGCTCCGACCGCATTCGCCCTCTTCGTCACGATCGGCGGGGCGCCCTACTTCGGCATCCTCGGCATCGTGCTCGTGATCGCGCTGGGGCTCGCGCTGCTCATCCCGGTGAAGGCGACGAAGGCGCCCGCCGCCTAG
- a CDS encoding alpha/beta fold hydrolase, which translates to MRTTDPGSPITVDVGDVRIAADVSGTGTPVLLLHGYPETRAMWREVAAELATRHTVVAADLRGYGDSTKPAGDRYSKREMAADQVGLMRALGHDRFAVVGHDRGGRVGHRLALDHPEAVAALAVLDIVPTLHMFEHVDRDMATSYFHWFFLARDDGLPERLISAAPREWLESRFRGRAVREGAISAEAFAEYLRCFDEDTVRASCADYRAAATVDLEHDRDDRDAGVRVAAPLLALWGAHSYVGRSFDVVEVWRDFADAASGAPIDADHYLAEEAPAETATALSAFLDDGTVQW; encoded by the coding sequence GTGCGAACCACCGATCCGGGGTCACCGATCACCGTCGACGTCGGCGATGTGCGGATCGCCGCCGACGTCTCCGGAACCGGCACCCCCGTGCTGCTCCTGCACGGGTACCCCGAGACGAGGGCGATGTGGCGCGAGGTCGCGGCCGAGCTCGCGACGCGCCACACCGTCGTCGCCGCCGACCTGCGCGGCTACGGCGACTCGACGAAGCCGGCCGGTGACCGCTACTCCAAGCGCGAGATGGCCGCCGACCAGGTCGGGCTCATGCGCGCGCTCGGGCACGACCGGTTCGCGGTCGTCGGCCACGACCGCGGCGGTCGGGTCGGCCACCGGCTCGCCCTCGACCACCCCGAGGCCGTGGCCGCGCTCGCGGTGCTCGACATCGTGCCCACGCTGCACATGTTCGAGCACGTCGACCGCGACATGGCGACGAGCTACTTCCACTGGTTCTTCCTCGCACGCGACGACGGACTGCCGGAGCGACTCATCTCCGCAGCCCCGCGCGAGTGGCTCGAAAGCCGGTTCCGCGGCCGCGCCGTGCGCGAGGGCGCGATCTCGGCCGAGGCATTCGCCGAATACCTCCGATGCTTCGACGAGGACACCGTCCGGGCGAGCTGCGCCGACTACCGCGCCGCTGCGACCGTCGACCTCGAGCACGATCGCGACGATCGCGACGCCGGCGTGCGGGTCGCCGCACCGCTCCTCGCGCTCTGGGGCGCGCACAGCTACGTCGGGCGCTCGTTCGACGTCGTCGAGGTCTGGCGCGACTTCGCCGACGCGGCATCCGGAGCCCCGATCGACGCCGACCACTACCTCGCGGAGGAGGCGCCCGCCGAGACGGCCACCGCACTCTCCGCCTTCCTCGACGACGGGACCGTGCAATGGTGA
- a CDS encoding M20 family metallopeptidase — MTTTFDRDRVISRLDALVSTETPTGDRDGMAEAHRLVRSWLDPLLGDGEPVVVDGVTHLLWRGGDAPRVLLLGHLDTVWPLGTIRERPFTIDGDRITGPGTFDMKAGVVIMAEALRSVVDTGDVAVLLTSDEEIGSLTSRALLEREAARAGAVLVLEPSLDGAVKIARRGGSIYRLEVHGRAAHAGLEPELGRSALAELAHQVLALPRLADDRLGTTVSPTVAHAGTVTNAIPDRAEMQIDVRAWTMGELERVHAAFSSLPTHTPDVRVDVSGGINRPPMEDATSRDLLALARAVAERLGHGPVEAVSVGGASDGNFTAAIGAATLDGLGPRGGGAHAIDEWVSLASIEERIALITGIIDGIGGSAGTGPA; from the coding sequence GTGACCACGACGTTCGACCGCGACCGCGTGATCAGCCGGCTCGACGCGCTCGTGTCGACCGAGACGCCGACGGGCGATCGCGACGGCATGGCCGAGGCGCACCGCCTCGTGCGGTCGTGGCTCGACCCCCTGCTCGGCGACGGCGAACCCGTGGTGGTCGACGGCGTGACGCACCTGCTCTGGCGCGGCGGCGACGCACCCCGCGTGCTGCTGCTCGGGCACCTCGACACCGTCTGGCCCCTCGGGACCATCCGCGAGCGGCCGTTCACGATCGACGGCGATCGCATCACCGGCCCCGGCACCTTCGACATGAAGGCGGGCGTCGTCATCATGGCCGAGGCGCTCCGCAGCGTCGTCGACACGGGCGACGTCGCCGTGCTCCTCACCAGTGACGAGGAGATCGGATCGCTGACCTCACGCGCACTGCTCGAACGCGAGGCCGCGCGCGCCGGAGCGGTGCTCGTGCTCGAGCCCAGCCTCGACGGCGCCGTGAAGATCGCCAGGCGCGGCGGCAGCATCTACCGCCTCGAGGTGCACGGTCGGGCCGCCCATGCCGGGCTCGAGCCCGAACTCGGGCGCAGCGCGCTGGCCGAGCTCGCCCACCAGGTGCTCGCCCTGCCGAGGCTCGCCGACGACCGGTTGGGCACCACCGTCAGCCCCACGGTCGCGCACGCCGGAACCGTGACGAACGCGATCCCCGACCGGGCCGAGATGCAGATCGACGTGCGCGCGTGGACCATGGGCGAACTCGAGCGCGTGCACGCGGCGTTCTCGTCGCTGCCGACGCACACCCCCGACGTGCGCGTGGACGTGAGCGGGGGCATCAACCGACCGCCGATGGAGGATGCCACGTCGCGCGACCTCCTCGCGCTCGCCCGCGCGGTCGCCGAACGCCTCGGGCACGGGCCCGTCGAGGCGGTCTCGGTCGGCGGCGCCTCGGACGGCAACTTCACGGCGGCCATCGGGGCGGCGACGCTCGACGGCCTCGGCCCGCGCGGCGGCGGCGCCCATGCGATCGACGAG